Part of the Paenibacillus aurantius genome, CACGCCGGAGCAGGCCTCGCTCTACGAGAATTACATCCGCGACATGTTCGAGCGGCTGGAGAAGCTTACCGTCATGGAACGGAGGGGCCTCATCCTCGCCGCCCTGACGAAGCTGAAGCAGGTGTGCAACCACCCGGCCCTGCTTCTGAAGGAAGGGCACGCACACTGGCGCAGCCGCTCCAACAAGGTCGAGCGGCTGCTCGACATGGTGACGGAGCTGAGGCAGGAAGGCGACCGCTGCCTGGTGTTCACCCAGTTCGTCGAGACGGGCCATCTTCTGCAGCACGCGCTGGAGGAGGAACTGGGCGAGAAGGTCCAGTTCCTCCACGGCGGTACGCCGAAGGCGACCCGGGATGCGATGATCGCCCGCTTCCAGGACGACGGGCTGCCGGAGGAGGAGCGGTGCGGCATCTTCCTGCTCTCCCTTAAAGCAGGAGGAACCGGGCTTAACCTGACCGCGGCGAACCATGTTTTCCACTTCGACCGCTGGTGGAACCCCGCGGTGGAGAACCAGGCCACCGACCGCGCCTACCGGATCGGGCAAACCCGCGACGTGCAGGTGCACAAGTTCGTCACGCTCGGCACGCTCGAGGAGCGGATCGACGAGATGATCGAGCGCAAGCTCGACCTGAGCCAGCAGATCGTCGGAACCGGCGAGCACTGGATCACGGAGCTGTCCACGGATGAGCTTCGCGAGCTGTTCGTGCTCCGGCGGGAGTGGGCCACGGGCTAAGGCCGGCGGCCTGCCGGGGGCTTGCCGGGGGCTTGCTGCGAGCTGTCCGTGGTCTCCGGGATTTTGCCGAGGATGCTGGCGAGCGTATGGGCCAGATCCCGGCGGATGAGCAGCTCCTCGGTCTGCCGAGCCTCCGCGTGGTTGCGGCTGAGCAGGCTGTCGACGGCACCTGCGTCCACGCACCGGCCGCTATAAGCGATTCCAGCCATGCTCTAAGGCGATTCCGCCGCCGTCTCCCTTCCCGCTGCCGTAAGACGGGCGGTGGGCGGCTCCGGATCCACTACCAGCATGCGGGCATCCCTTCTGGAGCCACTCAACCACCGATCGAACGTGTCGGCCTTGCGCGAGGCACTCCCATCCCTCTTCCCGCACGCGAGCTCCCTCCCCAGAGCCACTCAATCGCCGATCAAGCGAGTTGGCTCTGGCGAGCGACAAAAATAAAGGAACCCAGGTTCGCTATCCTCCCTTTTTGGGCGTCGCCCAAAAAATTAGCGGAACTCAGGTTCCTTATTTTATTCAAAACAGAGCCCAAAAGGCGGGTTTCGGCCTTTTTGCCGCTAAATAACGCACCTGCGTTCCTCTAATGGGGAGGAACCCGTTAAAAACCACCCAATAGAGGATCCGTGTTCCTCTATCCGGCGGGGGCGGGAAAGGGATGAGGTTCGGGCATCCTTGCCCAACCCAACCGCCTCGGTCTTCCCCCTTCGAATGCTTACCTTCTTCCTAACGGCTGGCCAGCCGCGACGGCGGGGACCGGTGGGATACGGCTGGCGGACGGCAGAGGGCAGGCCGGCGGGGGCGGGGGACAGAAGAGGGTTGGGCGATAGAAGAGCGCGCGTCACCCGGGAGGAGGCCATGCCGGAAACCCAAATGGCAGCTCCCCCTGCGCCCGCCCCTGCAACTTCAACTGCTGGCCCTCCGCCAGCCTTCCGCCTAACCGGTCTATTGGCCGGCGGCGGGCTCCAGCCGGGAGGATACCACCTCCGTCAGCGAGTCGCCGGTGAAATAACAGCAGTGCTCGTAGGCGGCCTCCTCCTCCAGAAGAAAGGGCAGGAAATAAGGAACATTATGGGCAATGCCCTTGTTCTCCGGATGGAGAATCCAGGCGATGTCCTTCCAGTCGAGAATGCCTTCTGCCGTACCGAGCGGAGTGGCGTAGGGCAGGTCCTCCTCCACCTCCACCAGAAAAAGATACATCCCTCCGCGGGATGCCCCATCCACCGTCCAGGTCACGCAGCCTTTGTCCTGAAATGCCTCCAATGGGAGCACCAGCCCGGTCTCCTCCTGCACCTCCCGCTGAACGGAGGCAAGAGGTGCTTCTCCCGGCTCCAGCTTGCCGCCTACCCCGTTCCACGCCCCCATCCAGGCGGGGGCATTCCGGTTCAGCAGCAAAATCCGGTTACCCCGGCGAATGAAACAAATGGTATACCGAAACACTTCCATCCCTCCCGGTTATCGTACTCCGCCAGGCTTGGCCAGGCGACACCTCTTGCAGGATCCCCTTCCGCCAGTCCCGGAGCCTTACTAAGCGAACTCAGCCCCAGCTGATTCCACCGCTCTATCTCTACGCTTGCCAGGGGCTACCGCCTGCCCCCTCACCAGAGCCTCTCCTGCCATGCCTTTAATCGTTTACTCATTCACCTCTAGGTGTGAGACTTTTGCCCTTCTGTCACCCCTCCTCCGGCTCCGTACGCTTCAGCTTGACCTCCACGGTGTCTTCTCCGGCCTTCAGCTCCTCGAAGCCGATGCCGTTCTCCCGAAGAATCCGGACGACTTCCTGCTCGTTGCGGGCCGGGAAGACGATCGTTTCCTTCGGCTCTTTCTCCAGCAGCTCGCGGACGACCTCAAGCAGCCGTTCCATCGTAAAAGGCTTCTTCAGGTAGCGCTCGGCTTCCGTCTCGTAATAGTGCGCGGGCTGATCAAGCGCGGTCGACACGATGACCGGTGTCGCGCCGTGACGCGGATGGCGGGAGAGGGCGGCGAGAAAGTCCCAGCCGCTTTTTTTGCCTTCCAGCATGATGTCGACGATCCAGAGGCGGGCGGGGGCTCCCCCTTGGGCGGAAAGGGCCCGGAGCGCCTCTTCCGCTGCCCGGAACTTGACGACCGGAAGGCCCAGCCGTCCGACCGCCTCGGCCATCAGGTGGGACAGGTTGACGTCGTCCTCGAGAATAACGAGGCTGCCCCCTACCCCCTCCTCCCGGTACAAGGGCAGGTCGAGGAAGAACGTGGTTCCAGCCCCCATTTCCGATTCGAAGCGGAGGGACCCGTCATGCGCCTCGGCGATTTCCTTGCAGATGGCGAGCCCAAGGCCGGTGCCTCCGATCTGGCGGCGGTCCGTGTTGTCCACCCGGTAAAATTTGGTGAACATCTTGTCCTTCGCCTCCTCGGGAATGCCGAGGCCGTAATCCTGGACGCGAAGCACCGCATGGTCCCCCTCCCGCTCCAGATACAAATCCACACGGTCGGCTCCCGGGGAATACTTCACGGCGTTGCTGATGACATTATGCAGCAGCTGGCGAAGCCGGTCGGGGTCCCCCCGGACCACGAGGCTATCTCCCGGGACATGCAGCCGGATCTCGTGAGTCGGCCTGCCCTTCCACTGCTCCGCCACTTCGCGGACCAAGGCGTTCCATTCGACCGGCTCGTAATGGTACACCTGCTGCCCCGACTCCATCCGCTGAAGATCGAGAAAATCGTTAATCAACGTGGACAGCCGGTTGGCTTCGTCATAAATCGTCTGAAGGTAACGCTTCCGCTTATCCGGCGCCACCTCCCGATTCAGCAGAATCTCCACAAAGCCGAGAACGCTGGCGAGCGGGGTACGGAGCTCATGAGAAACAATGCTGATGAACTCATTCTTCATCTCATCGACGCGCTCTTCCTCCGAACGGTCGCGGAAGACAAAGAGATAGCCCCGGACGCCGCCGTCCCTTCCCCGGACCGGAGTGGCATACAGCTCCAAATAACGCAGCCCCTCGGCGCGGCGGAAGGGGAAGCGCAGGGAAACGCTGTCCGTCTCCCCGGCGAGGAATTCCTTGACGGGCTCGACCAGAGACAGCGGGGTGCCGGCCCCTTGCTCCAGCTGCCGGAACAGGCGGAGCATGCCCGTTCCGAGCGTGTTCTCCCAGCCGAAGTAATCTCCGATCCGGCTGTTCGCCACGAGGGCGGTGCCGTCCAGACCGGCCATCAGGATGCCCTCATGGCTCGATTCGACGATGCCGCGGATCAGCTCCTTCTCGTTGCCGAGCTCGGCGTTCAGCTCCTTCAGCCGCTCCGACTGCTTGTGCCTTTCCTCGTTCACGAGCTGGGCGAAGAAAGCGAGTCCGAATTGGCGGGTTAACCCCCAAAGAAGCCGCTCCTTCAGGGCGTCGTGAAGCTCGCCGGCTCCATAAAGGGTCAGCAGCAGAAAGCCTATCATCTCCTGCTTGTCGTCAAGAAGCGGGACATACCAGTCGGTCGCTTGCTCGAAGGAGGCATGGAGTCCCTTCTCACGCTCCGTCAGAGTTCGCCGGACTCTAAGCGGCTCCCGTGTCTCCAGAGCCCGCCCGGCGGAGCCGTAAAGCTCCCGCTCTAGCCGCGGATAGGCATTGGACGGATACCCGATCGAGTACACCACGCGGAAGCCGTCTTCCTCCGGTTCGCGCAGCAGCACCAGTGCGGCATCCAGCTCCAGCGCTTCCAGAAGAGCCGGCACGGTGCCGCGGAGAAACGGCTCGAGCTGCATGAATCCGGTCAGCTTCTCCTGGTAGGAGGTGATCCATTCGAGCTCCTGCTCCCGCTCCGTCAACTTGAGGAGAGTCGCCTCCTGCTCCTCCTGCTGGGCGAGAATTTCCTCGTTATGCGCTTCGAGCGTCTCGGCCGTCAGCCGGTACTTTTCCTCGCTAACCCGCAAGGCAGCCTCCGCCCGACCGGCTCGTCCGAACACGATGATGGAGACGACGCCTACGGCGATGGCGAGAAGACCGCTCACCATAATAATAAGCCGGGTCTGGTCGGCCGCCTTCTTCATCTGGCTTCCCGCGCTTCGTGTGTCTTCCCCAATCAGCAGCAAGAGTTCATTATGAATGCTGCGGAACTGGTCCATGTCGGTTTTGCCCGCATTGATACGGCCGCGGGCGTCCTCGATTTTGCCGGAGTCGACAAGGGCGATCTGGTCCTCGAAGTACCGCTTCAGCACCTCCAGGGAAGGAACCAGCTTCCTCTCGAGGATCGGCCCCAGGTTCGGAGAGATGCGGTCGGCGTTGTTCGTCAAATACTCCACGTTCCGGTTAAGCGAGATTTGACCCAGGTAGTAGGGGTCCAGGAACGAGCGGTTGTTGCGCGCGACGTAGGCGCGGACTCCCGTCTCCTCGTTCAGCACGTCCGTCAGCAGGCTCTGGACGGCATTGGTGACGGGGATCGTATCCAGCATGATCCGGTCGGTCTCTTTCTCCATATTGGTAAAAGCCGCATAGCTGATCAGGCTGACCAGCAGCAGAAGCGCCACGGCGGCGATGTTAAGGACGGATCCTTTGACCCGGGGATAGCTCATGGCTTCCCTCCATTCCCAGTTGATCGGCAGGGGGTCCCTCTTTGCCGTACTTCTATAGAAGATTTTATCGGTTGATGACGAAGCTTCCGTTAATGGGGGTAGCCCGGATAAGGCATGGGTACCTTTTTCGACAAAAAGAGAGGGAACCCTCCTCGCTTCGCCGATTTGCATCTTCGGACCGAACCGATTAGGATACGAATAGTACTTTGGCCTTGCCTGCCGATGGAGGGATCGAACTTGGAGAAGCTGGGAAAGGATTTTGTCGAAAGGGATGTCGTGGAGGTGGCCCGGGAGCTTCTCGGGTGCTATCTGGTGCGGCGCATGGGAGGAGAGGAGATCGTGGTGCAGTTGACGGAAACGGAGGCTTACCGCGGAGGCGACGATCCGGCGAGCCATGCCCACCGCGGGGTGACGCCGCGCAATTCGCTTATGTTCGGGGAACCGGGGCGGCTGTACGTCTACCTGATCTACGGCATGCACAGCTGCATGAACGTGGTGACGAACGGAGCGGGCACGCCCGGTGCCGTTCTTCTGAGGGCCGCCCGTCCGGTCAGCGGGCTGGAGTCGATCCGCTCGCTGCGTCCCGGGGTCCCGGACAAGACGCTGATGAACGGACCGGGAAAGCTGTGCCAGGCTCTAGGCGTTACCCGGGAGCTGAACGGCTATGATCTCCTCGCCGACCCCCTTCAGGAAATGACCTTATGGCGCGGGGAGCCGCTTCCGTACCGCTGTACGGAACGCATCGGCATTTCCAAAGGAAAGGACTTGCTGTGGCGCTTCCTGGCGGAAGCCTAAGGTCCTCCTGCCTCCCGCCCGGAATTCCGCCCCCTCTTCCCCTGCCCTTCCTGCTCCGCCGGATAGAGAAAAAGCCCCGCCGGGCGGCAGGGCTTTTTGGAGTGGGAACCGGTTCCTGGCTCATTCCTTTGTGATTCTCGTTTGCTCCTCCCGTAAAGGTCAGAGCAGATTTTTATAGGTTAGCAGCTGGACTGCTACTCCTGCCTGCAGTTCGCTCAGCTGGGTCCTTCTGGCAATTTCAGCAATGTCCCGGGAATGAGCCAGACCGTGGGCGACGACTTGGTACACTTCCCGTTCTACCGAGCTCAGCTCAGGGTGATCCTGGAGAAGCCGGTCCATGGTCAAAGGCTTCTTTTTTTCCACCTTTGGGTCTCTGTCGAATCGCTTCATGCCTCTCGTCCCCCTTCCTCGGTGTGAATCTCTTTCTCTATGGGCTATCTTTACCCGGTTAGCCGGCAGCTGAACCGCGATTCTGGTAGTTTCTTCCTAATGCCAACGAGCGGCGGCTCCTCTTTTGTCGATTCATCGCCCCGGCATTGCGTTTATTTACTCATAACTACCTAATTTTAGAGCGGAAGCCTTGGCTGCCCCGATGCCGCTGTGCGGCCTCTTATGGAAAGGGCCTTACGAAGAATATATAACGGGACCCCCCGATTAAATCATAAGAAACGAGGAATGGGCATGAACCTCCCCCGAACCGTTAAGCGTCCGGCCCGCCGTCAAAGGCCAAAGCTTCGGACGATTGTTGTACCGGGAA contains:
- a CDS encoding NUDIX hydrolase yields the protein MFRYTICFIRRGNRILLLNRNAPAWMGAWNGVGGKLEPGEAPLASVQREVQEETGLVLPLEAFQDKGCVTWTVDGASRGGMYLFLVEVEEDLPYATPLGTAEGILDWKDIAWILHPENKGIAHNVPYFLPFLLEEEAAYEHCCYFTGDSLTEVVSSRLEPAAGQ
- a CDS encoding ATP-binding protein, whose protein sequence is MSYPRVKGSVLNIAAVALLLLVSLISYAAFTNMEKETDRIMLDTIPVTNAVQSLLTDVLNEETGVRAYVARNNRSFLDPYYLGQISLNRNVEYLTNNADRISPNLGPILERKLVPSLEVLKRYFEDQIALVDSGKIEDARGRINAGKTDMDQFRSIHNELLLLIGEDTRSAGSQMKKAADQTRLIIMVSGLLAIAVGVVSIIVFGRAGRAEAALRVSEEKYRLTAETLEAHNEEILAQQEEQEATLLKLTEREQELEWITSYQEKLTGFMQLEPFLRGTVPALLEALELDAALVLLREPEEDGFRVVYSIGYPSNAYPRLERELYGSAGRALETREPLRVRRTLTEREKGLHASFEQATDWYVPLLDDKQEMIGFLLLTLYGAGELHDALKERLLWGLTRQFGLAFFAQLVNEERHKQSERLKELNAELGNEKELIRGIVESSHEGILMAGLDGTALVANSRIGDYFGWENTLGTGMLRLFRQLEQGAGTPLSLVEPVKEFLAGETDSVSLRFPFRRAEGLRYLELYATPVRGRDGGVRGYLFVFRDRSEEERVDEMKNEFISIVSHELRTPLASVLGFVEILLNREVAPDKRKRYLQTIYDEANRLSTLINDFLDLQRMESGQQVYHYEPVEWNALVREVAEQWKGRPTHEIRLHVPGDSLVVRGDPDRLRQLLHNVISNAVKYSPGADRVDLYLEREGDHAVLRVQDYGLGIPEEAKDKMFTKFYRVDNTDRRQIGGTGLGLAICKEIAEAHDGSLRFESEMGAGTTFFLDLPLYREEGVGGSLVILEDDVNLSHLMAEAVGRLGLPVVKFRAAEEALRALSAQGGAPARLWIVDIMLEGKKSGWDFLAALSRHPRHGATPVIVSTALDQPAHYYETEAERYLKKPFTMERLLEVVRELLEKEPKETIVFPARNEQEVVRILRENGIGFEELKAGEDTVEVKLKRTEPEEG
- a CDS encoding DNA-3-methyladenine glycosylase; protein product: MEKLGKDFVERDVVEVARELLGCYLVRRMGGEEIVVQLTETEAYRGGDDPASHAHRGVTPRNSLMFGEPGRLYVYLIYGMHSCMNVVTNGAGTPGAVLLRAARPVSGLESIRSLRPGVPDKTLMNGPGKLCQALGVTRELNGYDLLADPLQEMTLWRGEPLPYRCTERIGISKGKDLLWRFLAEA